Part of the Leishmania infantum JPCM5 genome chromosome 34 genome, ATGATCGCCGTCGACAAGCTTTTCGGTCATGAAGGGCCCACCCATTTCCTGGATTGCCTGCGcaaggagacggcggcgacggttgGCGAGGACGGCACGATGCGCTTCTGGAAGATGGACGCGGCCACGCAGCAGGCGTACAACTACGCGCCGGCCCGGCTGCCGGAGAAGAGCTTCAccccggccgccgccgccgcctcgccgccgccgccgcctcccagCGTGGTTATGGACACCGTGGCGATGCTTAATGAGAGCATCATCGTCGCGGGTGCGAgggacggcgccgtcgtggtCTTCGACGTGAACCGTCGCAAGCCCCTTGTCGTCGTtccagcagcgcacggcTACGGCTtcatcggcgacggcacgGGGCTGgaaaaggcagcggcgcagctcgcggaggaggacgatgGCGATCGAGTGGCACGTGAgcacgcgacggcgccgtcgttcgGCACTGtcgatgcgcagcggcgtaATCCGAATCCCATcaccgccgtggccgccgtgcCATATGCCGATGTAGTAGCTACCGGCAGCTACGACGGAGTGGTACGCGTGTGGCACGTTgtcggcgttggcgccggGGCCACGGCGCCGGGGAAGCGCACAGATGACGGCCGAAACGGCGACGCGGCACCCTCATCCAGGAAGGGGACGGAGCCGCACCTGGTGCTAGTCGCAGAGCTGCCTGTTCGAGCCATTGTCAACTCGCTTCGCTTCTGCAGCAACGGCGATGTACTCCTCATTGCCGCGGCGAAGGAGCCTCGGCGCGGTCGGTGGGTCGTGCAGTCGAGTGCGCGCAACGGCGTTTTGTTGGTGCCGCTCACCGATTCAGGGCGCAAGAAACTACAGGGAGTGCGCGGGGAAGTGGAGCACATCCCtgcgcagctcttcggcatcgacgatgccgccgccgaagaagacgccgctggagaagaggaggaagaagcgcACGTGAGCGAGGCAGACGCCTCGAAAGCGGATCTCGACGCCAGCGGAGAGCTGCACGCGAGCGACggagaggacggcgccgGTCGCGATGAAGCAGAAGACGTCGCAGACATGTTTGACGTTGGCCCAGACGGCATGATGCGCTTCAGAGAGGGCGTGTCCCTCGCTGGCGAGGCTGCGGTCACCtcgaagaagaggaaaaagggGAAGAGCGGCATGCCCAAAGTGCTTCGGCAGAGCAAGAAGCTTTCCGACGTGACCGTGGCGCGCGACTCCGGCAGCCACAAGAAGAAGGCGCTGTCGGCAAAGAAGGCCAAGCGCGTCGAGGCTAAGAGCGAGAAGCTTCATGCGTCCAACGCTGCTCTCGCAACGACCAAGAAGGCGATGAAGCGGGCGAAGGCGTGAAGTGCAGGAGTGtcgcgtgtctgcgtgcatGCACTTTGTGTAggcctgtgcgcgcgcgcatacTTGCGGGTCGGTGTTTGTATGCGTcggcgggtgtgcgtgtgcgcaagCGGGGGGAtgtgggggaggagaagagtGCGGTGACgtgcccccgccccgccctctttatctctctctctcagccgtgctgtgtgtttgtttttgGCTTTGGTTCCTCTCACTTGTTTCGCTAACTGTGATGCCGTTAACGTGTCGAATAAGTCCGAAGTGTTTTCTTGCGTTTTACGCCTACGCTttcgtatgcgtgtgcgcgtgggcgtgggtgggcgctcgctctcgcttgTACGAATCTGTCTGCGTCCGTGCTTGTCCGCGCTCCGTCGTTTCACGCGTGCAGACAACTCCCTCACTGATAGACTCGCGCGTCATCTTTGGATGCCTCAGTCGATCGTGAATTTGTGCATGCGCGTTTCTCGTTTCTCGTTCCAACTCAAATCTGCAGCCCCACGCTGCACACGCAGATGCCACGCACGCGTAAACGAACGAAGCCCAACTGGACAGCTCATCAGAAGCGAAGGTGGACGAGGCGACGTGCTCGGTTGCGTGGGgggggcgcgcgcgcatgtggTATGAGCCCAGCATTCCGTCTCCCTCGTAAATCCCTTCACTCTACCTTTTTGTGTGCGACGGAGGTTTTCTGTTTCCCCCGTCAGCAGGAGACACTGTCGGCGAACTGTATCGGCGACTTTGACCGCATGACCGCCATCTCTTCCCGTCCTTCCTctcgtccttctcctcccccacacaTGGAGTGCACATTTTCTGTGTGCTCCGCCGTCTCGCCCCTTCTCCGCACGACGGTCGCGTATcgctgcgtgcacgtgcacacgcataACTCTGCGCGTTTTCGCCTATGTAAGATCGACGTCGCCGGAGCGGCCACCTCATCACCGCCggtgcacatacacacacacacacgcacacgcaccagAGCGCGCGCACTGAGGCGTCCGCCTTTCCGTGTTTGgccctccgtcgccgccctaCCACCACCCCTACACACAGTAGCACTATCATGCCGAACCCCAGCGCAGATGCTGTGACTCTTGCAACTGCAGAGGAGGCAAAGGTGGCGGGGCAGCCGACACCGAAGGCGCCGCCACTCGAGCCGATTATTCCAGGCTGCACCCCGTACAAGTACTACCGCGTCCCTGACGGACTCAAGCGAGTGCGCAGGAAGCAGAAAGTCGGCATCATCTTCGGCTATGTCGGTGAGTGCTACTGCGGGCTGCAGTGGAACCACCTTCCGGAGTATCCGACAGTCGAGGAAGCGCTCATGAAGGCGCTCTTCGAGACGGACATGATCAGCGAAGTGAATTTTTCCAACGTaaaggtgcagcagctgctcaacTTCGAGCGGGCCAGCCGCACCGACAAGggtgtgcatgcgcttcGCAACGTCGTGTCCGTGGCTGTCATGCTGCCCTACGACCCCTCGTATACCAAGAAGCGTGTAGCAGCCCTGCAGGAGCACGCCGAAGGCGCGGCCGCTGGTGAGGTCTACAACgcagacggcgacgtcgaAGACGACGCAAACAGCGCGCAGGCCGCCGTCTTCAGCTGCGACGAGGCCAAGCGGCTGCTGAACGAGGCCCTTCCCCGCGATATCCACGTCTACGCCGTCGTGCCGGTGACTCGCAGCTTTAACGCCTACCTGAACTGTGGCGGGCGCCGCTACGAGTACTACCTGCCCACCTTCGCGCTTATGACAGCGGCGGAATACACCAAGACGTACTTTCCAGCCTTTCTGGCGCCCTCCAAGCCAACGTTAAAGGAGGTGGGTTTTGTGCCCGGCAAGCATGGCAAGCGCGACCCcccgcgcgccgccacggtgacggacgaggaagaagaggcgcgGCGTCGCAAGCACAAGAACAGCGCGCGCAAGAGCAAGGGACACTTCCCGAAGCGCAAGAATGCCAAGGTGGCTGCAcgtgctgtggcggcggcaacaactggggccgcgccgccagaCTCGACGTCACCGCTGGAAGGGAAGGGTGATGTCTCCGCAGCTGAGGCCACGGCGCCACTGCACACCGAGCCCCTAGTCTTGTACTCTGAGACCCCTGCCAGGCCGACGAGCACAGTCGCGCTGAACGAtggcgaggaggggaaggacgAGAGCGACGTGGAGAGTCAAGACAGCGACGCGGAGGTGCAGGCCGCGCTGGAGCGCGCCGCAGAGGCCCGCCCGTACGAGGACAACTACGCGACACACTTCCACGATGGTCTCTTTGAGTCCATGATTCTCTTCCGCAGCATACCGGCTGACGCGATGCGCCACGTCGCCAACTACCGCCTCCCCGTGgaacagctgcagcacgttCGCCACCTCTTCCACGAGTACGAGGGGACGCACTGCTACCACAACTTCACCCCGGGCGGCCGCAGCTACGACGCTTCGTGTTACCGCTTCAtccgcagcgtcgtcgtgaGTGACCCTTTCGTTGTGTCGCCAGAGGAGgaactgctgcagcacagcatTAATAGCTGGTCTCTCAATCACTTCTACTCCCCCGACGAGCGGGTGGCCGTGACGTATGAAGAGTGGATGACCGAAGGCgagacggcggagctgcagggcgccgccgcgtctgtCTCCGAGCAAGGAAAGCGGCAGATCCCGAAGAGTGcggacgcggcgctgcgggagcgCATGCGTCAACACATTCGCGACGTCTACGCCGGCGGCATTGAAGTTGTGCGCATCGAGCTGGATGGACAGAGCTTCATGCTGAACCAGATTCGCAAGATGATTGGCGCGGTGGTCTGCAttgccgccggcggcctcCCTGACAGCTACATCCGCGACGTCCTGCTGCGCAAGGGCGTGCGGCGAGGCATCCCGATGGCGCCAGCCAACGGTCTCTTCCTTTCGTACTTGGACTTCTCCGGCTACAATCGGCGACTGGAGCGCATTCAAAATGATGGCAacaacggcgccggcaaAGGCACGCTCGACGTGGAGGCTGGCGTGGACGCCGACGAGGtcgaggcgcagcgtcgccgcatcATCGCCGTGGTGTTGCGCAACGAGATGGCGGAGGACATCATGGGGAAGTGGATGCGCTCTCTCCGCCACGTGCTACGGCTGGCGTGGAAGCGCAGCCTCGATTAAGCAGGAACGATGGTGAAGGGGCTCCCTATcacagggggggggctaCAGAAAACAACAACCTGTGCTgtggtgtggaggaggaggcgaaagCCGTCCATATCTGCGAGGTGGATGAGCCGGCATCCTCTCAttaccctcccccctgctcGTGCGGTGTAATGGCGCGCAGTGCCTCTTTATACCGTCAGCGAGGAAGGCCTCGAACGGCTCACAGGAAAGTGCTTGACTGTTAAACGCGCTTGTGCTTGTCTGTATGGGTGGTATGAGGGACACGACGTTGGTGTGGCAAGATCAATTCGCAAGTGCAGCCcccacgcaagcacacagcCACGCATGTCTCACATACGCCGTCCTCTCTTGTGCCCTCGCCAGCGCAGGCTGCACGCTCATCAGCTGTGTGATGGCGTGTCGTCTCGCGTGCGCTACGAAACGTTATCAGGGTTGACGCCCCAAAAGAGAACAAAAAGACTCGGCGGCGAGCGTACCAGCACGAAGCACGCCGCTGTCCACGGGGCGCTGTGGCTGGGCCTCATGCTCTTCCTCGCTTGTCGCACTTGTTACTGCACCTCTTCCCGCCGACGCATCATGTCTTTGGCGCCGTACCGAACTCGGCGAGGCCTCTCCTTCCATCCTTGTGCCGCCACCCTACCTTCTCCGCATCGTCTCCCCGTTCTCCGTGGCCGACACATactgcacacatgcacatacatgCAATGCACGCATCTGCTCAGCTACGATGATTGTCACAACAGCATAGCCTTCTTCATTCCTCATCTCCCTGACGCGgttgcgcacacacacacacaaggaaaCAGCCGCGGACGCGCTCTCTGTTTTCGTCTTCGTTTCCGTTTGTGTTTGCGCCTTGGGTCTTCTTTCGCTTTTCCCTtcgctgctctccctcctccccttgcTCACCGCCGCGACGTTCCGCTCCggccgacacacgcacagctgctgctctttctgttttgttCTTGCGCGTGCCtggacgtgtgcgtgtgtgcctgtcggCACTGTCTGTACGACTGTACACGGGAGGGCGTAGGGTGCAGTACGATCTTTATCTAAATATATAAGCACTATATTGTTGTTGGTTAAGGAAGGTGGCCGAAACCGAGCGCGATTTTGCGGTCGCGCGTGTTTTCCTGACGCGTGTGACGTGTGCAAGTGCGTACGGTGTCAAACGGCTCAGCGagcaacacacacagcacacactcAAAAAGAAACAGGAGAGGCTTTAACGAGAACGGTTAGCACCGAAACGGCGAACGTTAACGGAAGGAAccgcatccccctccccctcctttctcctAACCTCTTCTACGTCGCGACAAGAACAGTGCTCCCGTCATCCCTCTtgtcccttttttttttaggaGGTTCTCTTTCTAATTCTTTCGGTTGCCTTTTTGGATACTTCtcttgcccctcccctcccccatcatccttcttttttttttgctgtctTCTGCCATATCATCGTGTGTTCTTCGCTCCTTGTTGTTTGGAGGGGGTTCTGCTTTGCTGGTCTTCTCTGTTCCTGCGTGTCCatcaccctctctctctctctgcgtgcgtctgcgtcCATCTGAGTGAGTCAGACGTGACTtctcgcgccgcgcgctcCCTCATTGTTATCATTCGgctgtttttgttgttgttttgcttGCCTTGTATCTTCTatctgccgcaccgctgcaggcATTACTCAGCCCGCTCCGTCGACGTGGTGCGCCAAGCCGCCGTCTCTTGCCCTTTGCCCAATTCgctcgcctccgccctcctcttcaccCTCCTTTCCTATTTCCTCATCTTCCAGGCACTGCACACCGATCCGCCACGTCGTCTCTTGACTGCCGTCTACTGACATGCTCAAATTCGTCTCTTCTATCGGTGACGCCGCGTACAAGGCGGCGTCCAAGACCGGCCTCGCCGCTGGCTCTGAGCAGCCTCCCTACCCGtgcgccctccctctgcaGGTGATCGAAGACTGCGAGGACACGGAAACCACGGAGCGCGTCCTGAACGATACGTACGCGGCTGTTCAAGACCTTCTGAGCGATGaccttccgctgctgcacagcacCATCTCAGACGTGCAGGCCCACAAGCCCTTTAAGCTGGTAGACTTCACCGATCGCGAGGGCGACATCCGTCTTTTTACTCGTCCCCACGTCGGCTCGTACAACTTTGCCCGCGTCACGCTCACGCTCGACAGCGTGTCACCGGCGAAGGTGTTGACCTTCATGCACGCCCAAAGCCTGGAGGAGCGCAACCGCTACTCGAACAACCTTTGCCAGTATGACGTCATCGCCCGCAACCCCGAACTGCCGGCGCAGTACATCGGCAACGACAACGACCACCTCGAGGAACTCTGCCGCATGGGCATCCGCGACTGGCATGTGGAGTACAACCGGTACAGCGCCCCGCCTCCTGTGGCGGCCCGAGATTTCATCTACCTTGTCGAGAAGCGCTATGTTCCGGAGCAGCGGTGTTACTACATCTACGGCACGAGCGTTGACTACCGCGATACGGCCGGCATCACCATCGAGAAGGACAActgcgtgcgcggcgccgtcgtgttCGGCTGGCGCTTCCAACATGTCGGCCGCAAGACGTACTGCACGTACGTGTCCTGCATGAGCCCGAACGGCTGGGCGCCGACCTTCATTGTGGGCTGGATGAAGACCGCGATCGCAAAGGAGCTTCAAAACGCGCGGCGAGTTCTGTACCAGGATGTGCCGTCCTGCCACACCGCCGGCGCGTCCTCCGAGTACGTCAGGGGTGCCCTGGCGACGTACGACGCGCCCATCACATCTTGTCGGCAGAACAAGCCGAATAGAAATCATTCGTCGTCCAAGTCGTCCGCGCAGAAGCTCGGCGATGCCATGAAGCATgaggagcggcggctgctggaggacgagaaACCCATTGTGTTTGAGTGAGCGAAGGAGTGAAAGGCAGCTCACAGATGGGGAAAAGGCAGGCgaggaaagggaagaaaCGGCGCAAGCtaagaaaggaaagggcaggcggcggcgttcctGATTAGGGGAcgggtgagggggagggagaaggggcgaGCACCGTGCAGGCTGAATGCACCAAAACGGATCAATGGAGTGCCGCACAAGGAGCACGAGGTATcgaagcgcgcacgcagcagacATGGAAGGTGGGAATGGCATGTCAAGCGAAGGTGTACCTCagtgtctctgtgtgtgcgtttgaGCGACTGCGTGActcagcagcgcgccatcTGTGGCCGCATGAGTGCTTCTCGTTCTAGCACTTTTCGTTCctgttgttgtcgttgttttttttctggggaggggggggcttCTACCGCGTCTCCCCCCTTCCATGCTATCCCCCACCGACATCCCACTACAACCGCCTCCACGTCAAGACTCGTCCACCTGAGTCGGTGCCCTTGatgtgtttgtgcgcggTCATCCGCGGCAGCTCTTCCCGTGATGGCCCGAGTACGCAACGCGTCCCTCAGCAGATAGAAACATGCCGTCACTCGCGTTGCGGGTTCGGCGCCACCCGGTGAATGGCGAGTTATCGCGGTTGTCTCGACAGCCTTAACGCCCCGCATAGATATGTGTAGatctgtgtatgtgtaaCCCGTATTTCCCTTGAGCATCTTCCTTCACGTGCACGCGGTCTcgtctccccacccccacccctcccaacatttcttttttcctttgtttgTCACTCATGATTTCGATGTTCATCTTCTGGCGTCTatacgcatacatacatatatatatatatatatatccatgtatatgtatgtagtgttccctctctctcggcgGTCTGCAAGCGCGGGTTTGCCCGCTTGCCTGCTCGCCTGAATTTTATGTGGTGCGTGaatgtatgcgtgtgtggaagAATGCGGGCGCCTCCCTGAGAAATCCGTGTCTCTCGTTatgcttctctctccttcccttctccctttttttttcgtcttgtCCCGTCTCCGATATCCGTACGatcctctcctctctcgctctcgctctctctcttggtCCTGTCGCCCATGGCACGCTCGTCTCTCCGTCCGTGCGCTCTGTGCAATCATGCAGGTGTGCGTAATTCATGCGTCTACGCATGTGTATATcgtgtatatatgtatatgaATGTAGTATGTAGTATGCGTTATGTCTGCTATGCCAAAGACGTGCCTGGGACAGAGAACGCTGACGGCCAACTCTCgctcgcccctcctccgcgcctCCTTGTCTCCCTCCACAAACCAGCAGGTGGGTGCTCCAGCACCTGCGGAAAGTTTTGGACGCCCACGAGTCCGTCATTATCATATTCCACTGATCCCACCCCCATAGGGGTCCCTCACTCACGCAATAGGAACTATGTCGGAGAGGGatttggtgtgtgtgtggcttcGGCCTTCACGGTGCAGAGGGAGCGCCGCTTCCGTTGAGTTCCGACGGGCTGGTGCTGGAGCAGTCGCTGAGCACGGGCTTTTCGTGTATGGCCAAGCCTCGCGCCGCCTCACgtttgcggcgctgcaggcggatTACGCCGGCTCTCGCTTGCACACCATGAGCTTCAACGATTTGGGAAAAGGCGGAAGTCCTGCGCACGTGGAGATTCTGATCGCGGATGGTTCCAATcatgatgctgctgcgggaggtggtgcaggtgTCCGAGGAGTGCACCCATCGCCTCGAGGGCCCCGCCCGCGCCCGCTGCCGGGAGACGAAGCGggtgctggtgtggggagagTGGCGGCGGGTCTGGGAGGACATGGATGCTGCCGTCTCTGAGGAGCTCCATCGCGGACCGGCACACCCACGGAGGAGGATCCGCGGCCGCGCTTCCGTCTCTCCCCTTCCGTGCTCGACCCGTGGCATGCACGCAAGGCGTCGCCGCAGGGCGGAAACAGCGTGTGCCGGCTCATTCTAGtggcggcatcgacggcggAGCGGATGGATTCACCGGAGACCGCGGCGCAAGCATCCATGTCGTGGGAATGGCAGAGCAATGTatggctgctgatgtcggtaGCGGGGTCCTGggtggcgtggcgtcggagtGAGCGGTGAcagtgcacacgcttgcgtCATCCATATGGGAGGCAACGTGTCAGTGTGACTCCAACGCATCCTCtccccaccacacacacacatccccggccctcacaccgACTACTTGGCGGAGAGTCTGAGCCACCCCGGCAGGGAtgcggcagagaggggggcgacGGGCATAATGCGGGCAGCGGCTATGAAGCGACGTGGGAAGCGGGGTGTGGGCTGCGttcgaggcaggggccgtgctccgaCGACTGAGCCGGCGCATCGCCGTACCCGCGCGTCTCCCGCTGCTTTGCGCCACGCGATGGGTGCCTGTGACACGGGccagagggggaggggcggtggtggcgtgcaGTTCATGCGCCACGGTAGCGAAATGCACGCGTTGCCGAAGATGTTTCACGAGCGCTGTAAAGCGCGCTTTCCGTCTCCAACGCCTCTCCCTTCCAATGGAAACCGAAGAGCAAGCAGAAGGCAAGAAAAAAGTTGGAAAGCGCACATAGACGGGCTGCAGCTGAGCAGACAGAGCGAGGCCTGCCCATCGTCTATCTTACCACGCCTCAGCTGCCCTCCGTGGGTGCGTCGTGTCACGACAGTACTTAAGAGTTGGAAAGGGGTGGTGGCTGCTAGTGCTAGTGCCTCACCTCAGTCTGCTATGCTCCCAGTCTCTCCCTCGTCGACGCTGCCAGGGAGCTACCAGAGTACACTGGATAGGctgagagaaagagcgatgTCGTTGCCTCATCGACTGACCGCCTTCTTTTTTATCTTTCGTCTCAGTGGCACCTCCGTTCGCGGGTCGTGATGCGCGACGCCATGGGTGACGcgtaggggaggggggtggcaCGCATGCGAtagaggcagcagcgacggtggtCGCCTCGGTCTCTTTGCCTGCCTAGCCCTACCTTGCAGCTTCCACATTTGTGTTGTGCCCTGCCGCCTTCCTCTTGTACTGTCTCGTCTGATGTCCAATCCGtcgccccccccttccctccctccctccctcttcaccgcgcagacacgccccaccgcggcagcgtcatACCCGTGCCTCTCGCAAGCAAAGGCGCACTCAgcacgctcacacgcacgcagcgaggcggtgagacagagagacaagcAGCCGtaaaacaaaaagggaaaaTATTTAGATGTGACGCATGGCGAATATTGCGGAATCTGCCGTGCTGGTgtcctcggcctcctcggcgCAGGCGGTCGCGAAGCTGACACAAGTTCGGGGCCCCACGTCGGGCTTCGACAAGGCCCAACACATCATCGGTTCCTACTCAACGATGGGATTCCAGGCGACAAACTACGGCCTCGCCCGCTCCATCGCCCAGCGCATGATTCGAAAGCAGCCCCCTTCGAAGGTGTATCAGATAAAGGATGGCAAGTACGTACTGGTGCCGCCCGATGTCGGCGAGGACGGGAAGACGTTGCAGCAAGAGCATGTCTACCCGAACCTGTTCATGGGTGTGACTGCCAACCTCATGGGCACTGGCTGTCGCGAGGCGGTTCGCTTTCTTGTGCAGGAGGGTGTTGTCCATCGCTCGCTCGAAGCGTCTGCTCCCGCGTCAGCAGACGGAACAGACGACCAGCTAATGTTTGCGCGACTCAAGAGGGAGTACGTCGAGACGTACGGTGGCCCTCCACACCCGGATGAGGAGATACCTCGCGCTCACAGCTTCCTGTGCGCCATCGTCgtgagcggcggtggtgtggagcacgacctgcgccgcgcctgcACGGCTTACACACTGCACCACTACGCCAGCGAAGCACAAGGACATGTAAGCAGTACTGTATCCTCGGAggccacagcgccgccgaaaGGCCTACAGCAGAGGGCGGAAAAGCCTCTCGGCactcgcgcggcggccggcacAGCGAAGCCAGCGCGCTTCGGCAACGTCGAGTATCCACGGCAGGGCAGCACCGGCTCTGAGCTATTCGACTGCCTCATGCGCACATTTGTTcagcgcctctgcgcccGCCAGGCGCGGTTGCGCGCAGCTGCTATGGCGAAGCCGATTCCTGACAAGTACGACGACGTGTGTAGCTGGTCCGTCACCCCCAGCGAGGTGTGGGCGCTGTGCGGGTTGTGGCTGGTCGACATGCTCGCGGAGGCGCTAGGGGCTGTGCAGAGTTGCACGTCTCGCTTGACGAGCGGTTCTGCGGTGGGCACTGCAGAATCCGTCACCGCGAACGGGAAGGGGCCGGAAGCAGATCGAGATGCACACATTGCTACATCGGCGTCGTATCGTGCGGAAGCACTCGCCAGGGCACGCACAACTGTCGTCTACTGGGCAGCCCTGCAGCAAGTCTCTCTGTTCAGCCCCTCCTTCGTCGACGGCGACATCACGAGCTACCTGTTGCCCACGCCTGCCCCGGCAGCCCGTCCTGCGCACCGAAAAGGCGGCTCAGTTGCGGACGAGAACGCCGGCAATTCGAAGGAGTTGAAGAGAAGTCGAAAagcctcctcgtcttcgtcaACGTCGGCCCCCGCGGTGAAGGGACGCGNNNNNNNNNNNNNNNNNNNNNNNNNNNNNNNNNNNNNNNNNNNNNNNNNNNNNNNNNNNNNNNNNNNNNNNNNNNNNNNNNNNNNNNNNNNNNNNNNNNNNCGCTCCTGCTGGCGGAAGTCTTCGTGcccgcggtgcggcagcgtaGGGCAACGAacgacgcgcagccgcgcaggaAGCGATCCTCGCGAGGCGCGCGTCCGCCGCAAGACGTCTCCGGGCACTCCCACCCGTGTCTTGGAGAATGATGTCGGGACGCGAAAGGCCGGAGTGGGCTggtggcgcgcgcgtgtggggTCTGGTCTCGCTTACGTGCGCGTTcagagaaaagaagggggaagTGTATTGAATGGGGTGCATGCGGCGCGGGGCCATGCGGCGCTCCGTCGCTCCACGCCTTCCCGCCTTCCTACGCGCCTCCGTCGgttcgccgtcgccaccgccatctcTGTCCTTTGGCGCTCTAGCGCAGAGCCATTCCTCCATCACTGCTGCACACAAGGGCACAcgcagggcagcagcacccatACCCGGAAGCGTGGAGGGGGTCAGCGGTGCATCAAGCCAGTGCGCGCGTGTTCAGTAACGCGCATCGAGAGAAGGTTCACGGcactctttctcttcgtGGGCGACAAGAGGGCTCCTACGCCTTGCTgatcttttccttttctcgaATCTAAGCCAGCCATCGATGCGGACGGCCGTGCGAGTCGCACCGATGGAAGGGGCGAATCGCATCGCGCGAGCATAAACAGCGACAGCAGGTAAAGCAAAGGAAAGACACACAGGAAGGACATGGCCGATCCCGTAGCAGATGCAAGGCGCACCAGCTTTTA contains:
- the DHS34 gene encoding deoxyhypusine synthase produces the protein MANIAESAVLVSSASSAQAVAKLTQVRGPTSGFDKAQHIIGSYSTMGFQATNYGLARSIAQRMIRKQPPSKVYQIKDGKYVLVPPDVGEDGKTLQQEHVYPNLFMGVTANLMGTGCREAVRFLVQEGVVHRSLEASAPASADGTDDQLMFARLKREYVETYGGPPHPDEEIPRAHSFLCAIVVSGGGVEHDLRRACTAYTLHHYASEAQGHVSSTVSSEATAPPKGLQQRAEKPLGTRAAAGTAKPARFGNVEYPRQGSTGSELFDCLMRTFVQRLCARQARLRAAAMAKPIPDKYDDVCSWSVTPSEVWALCGLWLVDMLAEALGAVQSCTSRLTSGSAVGTAESVTANGKGPEADRDAHIATSASYRAEALARARTTVVYWAALQQVSLFSPSFVDGDITSYLLPTPAPAARPAHRKGGSVADENAGNSKELKRSRKASSSSSTSAPAVKGR